ATTAACAACCAGCAAATTTTTCAATAAGATTAAGATAGGCAGCAGCACTTGATTGAGCTACTTTGAGAGATTGTGTAAGTAGCTCAGTTTTCTTCTTAAGCACAACTTGGCTGGGAGGAGACCGAGACCTATCTTGGGTAATGGGAGGAGAGGACTGAGGCTGAGCCAAGGGAGTGTGCATCAAAGGGCTGGAAGGAGATTGAAACTTCGCCGAGGAAGATTGAAACGTAGCCGAAGGAGTGAAACTGTGCCACTGTCCCGAGGGAGATTGAACCTGTGCCGAGGGATATTGAAATGGTGTCGAGGGAGACTGAAATTGTTGAAATTGTGCCGAGGGAGATTGAGACGCTGCCGAGGAAGATTAATTGAGACGCTGCCGAGGAAGATTGAGGGTTCGAGTTCCAATCCCTCGGCAGTTGCCAGGTTGATGTGATCCTCATCATGAATCCGCAATCACCAAGTCCCTGCCCATACAAATATGTTATCGTACATGATAAACTATAAAGCAACATAATTACAACTATCAGCCATTAAAAATTCTCACCTGAACGCAGCAGCACcaaattttttcttttcttataaAGGCGGTGCGGCAAAAGCCACGTCCGCAGGGACACCGCTTTAGTTCATCCTCGAATGAATAGAACTTACAATCTGGGATGTTATTTCCCTGTCCCATAACATTGATTAAGATATaacattaaaaaatatatatagaaaaaaaCAATATATGCAAGTATATAAAACTCGCCTTCTGGGAACCGGGGCATTTGTAATAAGGACGGGTCACATTAGGGCCTTTTGTTGTTACATTCTTGATTAAAATACCATTTCCGCATGGACAGGTAAGCTCCATGAATCTGAATTCATTAATATCATACAGAAACAGCtttaaatcatattaatcaatGAAATCTAGCATATAAAACCGCTGCAAACAGATATTACAAactgtttatttttctttttggctAAATAATGCTACCTAATTTAATGTTTCATAACCCTAAGGATATCTCTAAGAATCTTGGTGGTATGAATATCGAATGGTTTAATGGTAGGATATCTCTAAGAATCTTGGTGGTATGAATATCGAATGGTTTAATGGCTCAACTTATGGTTTCTTTCAAGGGAAACAAGGTTTGAGACAAGGAGACCTTATGAATACTTGTCAAGGCTGCTTAGGTATGCAGGGACTCAAGATGGCTTCAACTCAATTATGCTCAATATGAAGGCAACAGTGCAACACAAAATTAAATCAAAAAAGCTCCATAGCAGCTTAAAAAGGGAAATTCTGACCTATATGTATGTATCATGTATGTATCATACATACGTCAGAACTTCCAATGAAAACTGGAACTTAATCTTCCTAAAGAAATAATGTCAGGAAGTTCAAAACCTAAACTGAATCTCTCAAGCAAATTCTGAACTGACAGATCGAAGGATCTTGTTGAccaccaaaatcaaacacaGCCACTCAAAAATTGACCAGTACAAGTACACACAAACACCCCCCACAGCTCGAATTGCTGTCAAACATCGCAACCTGAGCAGCAGCATTTGAACACAGCAGCACCAGTTAAGGAGGAACTCAAACCATATCAGAAGCTCAGATCATTTGATACTCTTCTCATCAAAGACATGTGTTCTCACATACTATAAATATGAGAACAAAATCATATTCACTGTTACACAATGTTATAATTTTAACATTGTTACTACATTAAAAACTGATATTAAAGGACAGATCACGGAGGAGTAATGCTTAAGTTAAAATAATAAGTGCTAATGTTTAACTACTACATTAAAAACTGATATTAAAGGACAGATTTGAAGGCATTATAACAAACGAAGTGCCAAAAATCCAATAGCATTGGAATTTCAGAAAACTGTTGTCGAGTCCAGAGGCCTAATCATCCCATGGCAAAGCCACTGTAAGTTACAAAAGAGGCACTGACAGCCTTCCCTAACCCATTAAAACCATACCTTCAACTTAGGGTTGAGTTGAAATTGGTGTTTAACCACCGACAACCACAGGCCATCGCCACTGACAACCACAGGCCACCAATTAGACCACTACTACAATTAAGCTACCACAATTGCAACCACCATACAATCCACAACAGTACAAACAAGTTTAGTAAAATCAAACCACCACAGTACAGACCAATCAAATTAtccaataaaattcatccaaaaatttACACTCAAATCCAATCAAATTCATTACTCGTCAAACAATATAAATTAAACAGAACAAAATTGACCCATATTCCCCGAAAAATCGACCCAAAATTCACCCTAAATTCCCCATTTCACCCAAAACAGTAATCCGAGCTCACAATTTGGGGAAAATCAAAACCTAGGTAATATACTTCTAATTTTTGTACTTAATCaagtaaattataaattaacAATTCCTAAATTGCAAGTCACAATTGAATTAAAACTAAATTATAAATTCAAGCAAAAATAAAACCATAATTTCGAAAATTCGAGCAAAAATAAAATCGAGCAAGAAACAAAATAGTGAACAATTTAAGCAAAAAAACAGAACAAAATTGACCCAAAAATTGACCCATATTCCCCGAAATATCGACCCAAAATTCACCCCAAATTCGCCCATTTCACCCAAATATCAGACCCCAACTTCAAAGCTAAAATTTCACATAACCTTGAAGCAAAATCAGATAATACCTTGATGGGAGGAGCGAGGATGACAGCAGCTTCGGTGCTTTACGGCTCAGAGGTGGCTGTTTAGTGTGAAGAAGAAGTGAAGACAGAGAATTTGCTGCTTAGTGTGCCACAATATCGAGGAAGGAGTCAAGGAGCATTAAAGATAGAGTtgaattaattcaataaaaattGTATTACTCCGTAATCCGTATATAACTTTCAAATACTAACATTACTACGTATAAGTTTTGAAAAACGAGAATATTGAATGAATGGTTGTTTCGCTAAATCAACCAAAATTAaagtcaattaaattaaagtttCAAAACTCTCTATATTCACATTCAGCTACCCTAATCTTCCTATATATACTCAATAATGTTGAAATCAAATATTTACATGTAACTTAGAGAGTttgcagaaaaaaaaaatgcagaGTTCAAGTGAAGAAACAGATTATAGTGAGTCTGAGATAGAAGAGTGTTCTGAAAAACCTTACAAAGAGTTGGTAGATGGTAAGTGCAAATTAAGGTTTTCAGACGCAGGTTTTAGGTGTCCATATTGTCCGGGAAAGAAAATAAGACACTACAATTTCAGGAATCTCTTGCAACATGCCCATGGTGTTGCAAGAGGTTCTTCAAAACGACGTGTAAAACAGAAGGCGCAACATCTTGCTCTGGAAAAATATTTGAAGGAAAATGAAAACCAGTTTAccgttgattttttttatttctattatTACTTTTTAGGCATTAAAAAAACTATATAAGATTAAGGCCTtgaatttgttttgttttaaggCTTCTAGATATTTGTGATTAATTTAGCATATCGGCACTCGGCATATGATCATGTACTCGAACAACTGTTTTTTTAATTGATCAATTTGCTTTcagtttttattgttttttacgTAATTTAATTATAATGCCTTGAATTCTttaaattttctgatttttatttttgatttattattaattttttactagCATGTGGAGTTTGGGCTAGAGGGGGTGTTTCTGTTAGCAATGGGGTTAAAAGTAATAATAACTTCCCCATTTTAAGGTCTGCATACCATGCATCACACACATAATAATAACTTCATTAATTAAAAGTATGAAAAAAGGTTTAAAATTGATatctaaacaaaaaaaaacgatAAAAGTTGAATGCAATTAAGGCATCGATGAATTAGATCCAAAAGTCCATGGGATTAGACAGAGAAACACGGTCAAGAAGGAGAGTTTTTCATATCATCCTTAATCAATCTCAACCGTGGTTTCTCTGTCTAAACTCATGATTTTAGATCGATTTTAAAGCCTATATTTCTTTCATTCTTTTTCATTATTAttctttattattataatatgagATATGATGATACAGAGATTAGAGAAAGGTTTTTATAGTCTTATTATCTATTAGGGTTTTGTGTTATGGTGGCGGCCTTTCTAACCCTATTTCTTCTCATATTTTGGGCCTAGCCCCCATCCCCATCCCTatccccatccccatccccatccccatccccatccccatccccacgtGGATATCCATCTTCACCTCAGCCCCACCtaatccccgccccatcacccacctAATCCCCATCCTAGACCCACCAAATCTGAAAGGGAAGTTGATGATGTTGATTCAAAATTTAACTTGCATTTCCCTCCTGATGAGGCTGGCGTGGATGAGGGGCAATTTAGAAGGCCCAATCGGAAGTCATTCTATAGCATTTGCAATAAAGCTGGTTTATGGGAGGTTGCTAGTAAATTTGGCCACAGTTCTGAGCAATTTGGTGCTCAGATCTCTTTGGATGTAAGgaagaattttatttattcactTAACTTTTAGTGTTCTTTCTTCCAATTTGACcttttttcttgaactttctGTAGAGGGTGGATGAACCAGAAGATCCAAAGGAGACGCCAGAGGAAGTTGCCTCTAATTTTACATGTGCAATGTTTAATTTACCTCAAGATGTGCTTAAAGGTGCTAGGAGGTATGAGTTTTTGAACTTCCCCAAAAGAAATTGCCTAAAGGAGGTCATAGATGGGGCTCCTGCTCAAATACTAGAGAGTGGAATTGCAGGAAAAATCAAAATCCTTGTAATCAACCCCCAAGAGGAGCGaatgatgaatttaattgaCGATCATACACGTAAACCTAATTGTTGAAGAAAACAAAATTTACAGATATAAAGTTGATTTACAACACTTATCATTCTATTACAACTATTATTTAAACTTTTTGATAAGGTTATTACATTAGCATATCCATTAGAAATGTTTTCCCTTACTCGGGATGTCTTTCTTAATCCGttctaatacgaagtattaacCCGTGTTAATACCTCTCCAGTTGTTTTTCATTTTAACGGATGTTTTAATTTAACACAGAATTAACGTGTGTTTATACTACTCTGGAGGTATACCATTATTAAGAATGTTTTCTCTATTTTAAATGTTTTCCTTTACTAAGGATGTCTTTCTTAATCCGTTCTATTACGAAGTATTAACCCGTGTTAATACATCTCCAGTTGTTTTTCATTTTAAGGGATGTTTTAATTTAACACAGAATTAACGTGTGTTAATACTACTCTGGAGGTATACCATTATTACGAACTATTTTTTGAAGTTGTTTGTAAGTCCTCTTTCCGAGttggattaaatgattaatatgggATTGGGGCCCATATTTTGAAGGTCGCCCCGGGCATTACTAAGGAACGACCCTGCATATTTATTGGTttaaatgtacttattttagtTTTGGGCccatatatatttttgttttatttttgtttgggTCCATTAGACCTGTTCTCTCTCATCAACTATCGACAATCCa
This Spinacia oleracea cultivar Varoflay chromosome 6, BTI_SOV_V1, whole genome shotgun sequence DNA region includes the following protein-coding sequences:
- the LOC110791062 gene encoding uncharacterized protein, with protein sequence MELTCPCGNGILIKNVTTKGPNVTRPYYKCPGSQKGNNIPDCKFYSFEDELKRCPCGRGFCRTAFIRKEKIWCCCVQGLGDCGFMMRITSTWQLPRDWNSNPQSSSAASQLIFLGSVSISLGTISTISVSLDTISISLGTGSISLGTVAQFHSFGYVSIFLGEVSISFQPFDAHSLGSASVLSSHYPR